From the genome of candidate division KSB1 bacterium, one region includes:
- a CDS encoding fibronectin: MRRIAHWLGVALLVLVLVPGPARADETKWMAVGMLHDWFSSAGCEIEVGRRHLVPDQQDGLRWPAQFRYQDCKAAKALWIGATNYPDPLVGVTFNYKVVHCGPRVLNEESEFMPVTFKMYGKFERPLVLVDGIPGGAIDYLDFVDEVDPNLVADRVLYNEVNTGIGITEKRTIYAFSQQHHNNYFIYDYVFKNTGIVDTKGTKHDLTLEGVVFFFQYRYAPCREVGPYGYYWMPQSSSWGHNAMNDSMMVYDPQTGEGYLSLYTWHGIHSKAGFDNIGAPDIRPNGDGRLGAAQHVGIVVLHADKSATAKSHDPAQPTTTQFLGSDVPITSGNDAFNPGKMAEEYAAMTAGHPAKMHADAVMESGQAADIWGSTPGGFSHCAGFGPYTMAPGDSIHIVIAEGVAGLSRDKCIEVGAKWLAGGSGPFPLPDGSTTSNRDEYKDKWVFTGRDSLFKTFQRAIMTYKLNYNIPHPPPPPKIFEVTGGGDRVILKWSNEPESWPGFAGYRLYRTIHVPDTTYQLIFACGPGTDHPQIVNEYNDVGAVRGFDYYYYITSVDDGSRNVTPANPPGPLESSMFYTGTNEPVRLKRQAGKSLADIRVVPNPYNIRARDLQYGYGAPDRIMFLDIPPVCTIKIFTERGDLIETIEHTDGSGDAAWNSITSSRQVVVSGVYIAYFETPDGQSTYRKFIIIR, translated from the coding sequence ATGAGACGAATCGCACACTGGCTCGGGGTGGCGTTGCTGGTGCTCGTGCTGGTACCGGGCCCAGCGCGCGCCGACGAGACAAAGTGGATGGCGGTCGGCATGCTGCACGACTGGTTCTCCAGTGCTGGCTGCGAGATCGAAGTGGGCCGGCGCCACCTGGTCCCCGACCAGCAGGATGGCCTGCGCTGGCCTGCGCAGTTCCGCTACCAGGACTGCAAGGCAGCCAAGGCTCTGTGGATCGGGGCGACCAACTACCCGGATCCATTGGTGGGGGTGACGTTCAACTACAAAGTCGTCCACTGCGGCCCGCGGGTGCTCAACGAAGAGAGCGAGTTCATGCCCGTCACCTTCAAGATGTACGGGAAATTCGAGCGGCCCTTGGTCCTGGTGGACGGCATTCCCGGGGGAGCGATCGACTATCTCGATTTTGTCGATGAAGTAGACCCGAACCTGGTTGCCGATCGGGTGCTCTACAACGAGGTGAACACCGGCATCGGTATCACCGAGAAGCGCACCATCTACGCCTTCAGCCAGCAGCACCACAACAACTACTTCATCTACGACTATGTGTTCAAGAATACCGGCATTGTGGACACCAAGGGCACCAAGCACGATCTGACGCTGGAGGGCGTGGTGTTCTTTTTCCAGTACCGGTACGCGCCATGCCGCGAGGTAGGGCCGTACGGCTACTACTGGATGCCCCAATCCTCCTCCTGGGGGCACAACGCCATGAACGACAGCATGATGGTCTATGACCCCCAGACGGGCGAAGGCTATCTGTCGCTGTACACGTGGCACGGCATCCACTCCAAGGCGGGGTTCGACAACATTGGCGCGCCCGATATTCGGCCAAATGGGGACGGCCGTCTTGGGGCCGCCCAACATGTGGGCATCGTGGTGCTCCATGCGGACAAGTCGGCCACCGCCAAGTCGCATGACCCGGCGCAGCCCACCACCACGCAGTTCCTCGGCTCGGACGTGCCTATCACCTCTGGCAACGACGCATTCAACCCTGGTAAGATGGCCGAAGAGTACGCGGCGATGACCGCCGGTCACCCGGCGAAGATGCATGCCGACGCGGTAATGGAATCCGGCCAGGCTGCCGATATCTGGGGGTCGACGCCGGGTGGCTTCTCCCACTGCGCGGGATTCGGCCCCTACACCATGGCGCCCGGCGACAGCATCCACATCGTCATCGCCGAGGGCGTGGCAGGACTGAGCCGAGATAAGTGCATAGAGGTGGGGGCAAAATGGTTGGCTGGGGGCAGCGGCCCCTTCCCGCTCCCGGACGGCTCCACAACCAGCAATCGCGATGAGTACAAGGACAAGTGGGTGTTTACCGGTCGGGACTCTTTGTTTAAGACCTTCCAGCGGGCGATCATGACCTACAAGCTGAACTACAACATCCCGCACCCACCGCCGCCGCCAAAGATCTTCGAGGTGACCGGTGGCGGCGACCGTGTGATTCTGAAATGGTCCAACGAGCCGGAGTCGTGGCCGGGCTTCGCGGGGTATCGGCTGTACAGGACCATCCATGTGCCGGACACCACGTATCAGCTCATCTTTGCCTGCGGCCCGGGGACCGACCATCCGCAGATCGTGAATGAGTACAACGATGTTGGCGCCGTGCGTGGTTTCGACTACTACTACTACATCACCAGCGTGGATGACGGCTCGCGCAACGTGACCCCTGCCAACCCGCCTGGGCCGCTGGAGAGCAGCATGTTCTACACGGGCACCAACGAGCCAGTGCGCTTGAAGCGGCAGGCGGGCAAGAGCCTGGCGGACATTCGCGTGGTGCCCAATCCGTACAACATTCGCGCGCGCGACTTGCAATACGGCTACGGTGCGCCAGACCGCATTATGTTCCTGGACATTCCCCCGGTGTGCACCATCAAGATTTTCACAGAGCGGGGCGACCT